Part of the Pelobates fuscus isolate aPelFus1 chromosome 12, aPelFus1.pri, whole genome shotgun sequence genome, cacTTCCGCGTTGATAGCAAAGAtattctttgctagagcgtcgttggacgtcctcacgctatgtgaggacctccagcgtcactcaattccccataggaaagcattgaaaatctttttcaatgctttcctatggggagacctaatgcgcgtgcgcggcattgccgcgaatgcgcattaggtttcctcagccggcgggcgggatctgtctcgcccaccggctgacgcgaTTACTGGGAGGAGCAACGCCGACCCAAAAccaccaccgagggacatcggcagggtctcaggtaagtgactgaaagggttttcaccccttcagctacctgggatgggagggagagaggacctgcagtgccaggaaaacggattgttcctttggagtttccctttaaaacataagacaaagtagggactatttctctggAGGTGTCCTACGCcatgaccagctatgaccagtggaggagcaaagtgtcCTTCGTTTCccgtggtcagagcaattttcccacaatccttagctttcctccctgttcccacgatgcttcctgtcagtattgccgaacgtcctgtcacttagacagaacgccggcaaaactgccgaattgcgtcctaacagaatgagaacagtttctaaATTTGTGTtgggacgcaattcgggactttgttcgtatcggaatttcatttgaatgaatgaaactctgatccgtgctgtggctgcatcttgcagccgcttagtagataactccctaattcccacattattagggagctatctaccaaaaggctgaaagacctaaattggtctttcagccacatttactaataccaagtaaaaattacttcgtattagtaactTCTGCCCTTACTCGCTagattgcgagtaggggcatgtctactaaacagtgaacagccagtggctgctcactgttaaaaaaaaaaaaaaaaacacagtaaactgaaggggggacctagagccccccctgagcagcgggtgggggccctaaagtataatgggaagggggggggcctattgtcctccccctgtcccccacccatgagcggctggtgggggccctaaatgaaaattcccccctctcccaatcaaggtgactaggggtccccaagcccctagtcactccccccctcccacccaaataaaaaggtATCCCCTACCTATCCCCTCACCCtgtaaatagtgaggggggaataaaataacgaacctgaaaagaaaaaaaacgtaccattcgatgtcttctttcttctaaaatctttatttttcagcccccccaaaatacaaataaaaaaccatcatacccgtcgaacttaaaataaaaaatctgagtgcaaaaaaaaacctgatgaaAAAGAAAACCTgacgctaaaaaaaaaataaaagaatccatcttcacccatggagggcacggcgcagactgagttctgcagggcgggggaaggcgtaTAAAgctttgccccaccctgcaattaggctaagaacactctgattggttggtttaaccccttaaggaccaaacttctggaataaaagggaatcatgacatgtcatgtgtccttaaggggttaagtcaatcagagtgctctgtgtcattttacacagcgtgggaaaattccaaagtacgttcccacgctgtgtaaaattacacagaacactgattggatggcttgaaatccatccagagtgctctgtgtaattttacacagcattgaaaattccaaagaactttaccccgctgggtaaaatgacacagcactctgattggttagatttcaagccatccaatcagagtgctctgtcattttacacagtgtgggaaagttccaaagaatttccccacactgtgtaaaatgacaaagagcactctgattggcttaaaccaaccaatcagtgttcttagcctaattgcagtgcggggcaaggctttataagcctgcgGAGCTCAAACTGCGCCGTGCCCTctatgggtgaagaaggattaatttttttttagcaatacacAATACCGATCCAGAGCAATGGGCAGTACTCCACGAGGTAAACCCGGCCCAAGCAGAAGGGGCCACTCTCATCCTGGTGCAACCTCACACCCTGTCCACAAGGGCCCGTACCAACCGGACTGTTGCAGTACGAGTAGCAGCAGGCGCCATACACAAGCTACCCACAGCTCGGGTACACTTGAACTGGGACACAGGGGCCAAGCAAatggaagtaggcattatgtccggCCTACCAGCGGAAGTGTTGTTGGGGAACGACTTGGGGTGCCTAACTTCTCAGCTGACCAACCCCGATCCAGCCAGGACCTGCCCCGTGACTACCAGGGTGCAAGCCCGTCGAGATGGACCAgcacactccgaggaaccacaggtaggaaccAAAAACCCTGTAGTGTCCCCTGACCCTATTCCTTTCTGGGGTACCCCCAAAAAATGTTGGGCAAGCCAGGCAGACAGACCCCACGTTAGCCGGTTACAGAAAGGCAGTAGAGACTCCTAAAGAGGGAAACGCACAGAAGCGCTTTCGCTGGTTAAAAGGACTCTTATACCGGATCACGGGGGAGTGGGGAGGCCCAAATTGTAAAgagacagctagtggtaccccgcAAGTACAGGGCAAAGCTCCTAAAGCTCAGCCATGACATCCTGCTAGCAGGACATCTGGGTAAGAAGAAGATTAAGGACCGTCTCACCCAGACGTTCTTTTGGCCCGATATATCCAAAGATTTGCAGACTTACTGCCGGACATGTGATACATGTCAATGGATAGGGAAGAGGGGGGACCATCCCAAGGCCAAGTTAGAAGAGCCCTTCTACAGAGTGGCAGTGGATCTAATAGGGCCCCTCAGCAAACCCAGCTCCTCAGGAAAACGCtacatcctcactgtggtggactacgccaccagataccctgaggctGTAGCGCTCTCCAATATTGAGGCAGAAACGGTAGCGGAGGCCTTAGTCAAGATCTTTTCCAGGGTGGGGTTCCCCAGGGAAATCCAGTCCGatcaggtgtcaggatcgggacagggatccaacacgcagagtacaaacagtagccagatacgtataccggaccttagattgGCCGGaataacgtaagtagtacagtatagaatggtcaaagacaagccgaggtcgagggtaacagaagacaggtaagcgagagacaagccgaatcaagggtaacagagataagcagagtaaggtaaacaagccgggtcaaaaccaaaaggggataatagaatacacaagcactgagtgactagaacaagctagaaccacgacagggcaatgagctaatgaaagaagctctgttaaataccctgttcagagcagtaaccacgcctccgaggcgtcctgattggtcctgcagcaattgagtgacaggtcgttccggaggagtgtcctgatgacaacttcctgcctagatgctgtaaaaggcagtcactccctcgcggccggccttgcatgaccggatagaccgtggggaagagaGCCATCAGGCtgtctggatgaaggaacagctaagtctctacctctttcggaggtagagaccacaggtaccctgacatcagGGAACGCAGTTCACCGCAACTGTGACCCAACAGTTGTGGAAGAGCTGCGGGGTAAAACCTTTGTTTagctccccttaccacccccaaacCAACGGCCTCTGTGAACAATTCAAcggcacatttaaagggacactccaggcacccagaccacttctgctcattggagtggtctgggtgccaactcccactacccttaaccctgcaagtgtaattattgcagtttttcataaactgcaataattacattgcagggttaactccacctctagtggctgtctattagacagccactagaggtcacttcctgggttctagcacaggtttcctgtgctagagcgtcgctggacgtcctcacgctgtgtgaggacctccagcgtcgctcaaaaccccataggaaagcattgaaatgatttttcaatgctttcctatggggagacgtaatgcgcatgcgctgcatttccgcgcatgcgcattaggtctcctcggccggtgagcgcgattagtctcgcccaccggccgatgtaatcactaggaggagcgtcgcggaggcagcggcgagggacatcgccgctgtcccaggtaagtgactgaaggggttttcaccccttcagtaaccggggattggtgggtgggagggagagggaccctccagtgccagaaaaacggatcgtttttctggcactggagtttccctttaagcaaatgCTCACGGCGTTCACAGAATCCTACGGTCACTGGGAGAAATTCCTGCcccacctcctgtttgcttactgGGAAGTGCCCCAGGCGTCCACCGGGTTCTCCCCCTTCAAACTCCTATACGGGAGAAAAGTCcggggacccctggacctcatCCAGGAGCACAACACAGGAGAGGAAGGGATCCCTGTTGTACCATACGTACTAGAGTTCCGAGACCGATTGCAGGCTCTGACCGACTCAGTCTGGGAGAACCTGCAAGCGGCTCAGAAACGACAGAAACGGTTGTACGACAGGGGGGCATGAGATAGGGTCCTGGAGGTAGGGCAAAAAGGTATTGGTCCTCAGACCCTCCAAGAAGGACAAGCTACAGACGGCTTGGCAAGGGCTTTTTAAGGTGGTGGAGCAGATTAGCGACACCACCTATATTGTagccaaatgttcagatgaaaggatctgacgggcctttcatgtgaacatgttgaagccATACTTTGAACGCCCCAAGGACGTGGCGGCCATTTGCGCCCCATCCACAGACAATAGTGAGGGACTCCCATTGCCCGACCTTCTGCAGCTAACCAGGGTACCTTAGAGCAGGTCGGGTTGGGGGAAAAGTAAGATCCTACACATGACCAGAAAGTGCTCAAGAATTATGGGCAAACTATACCAATAAGTACTAATCAATAAAGTTTCAAGAAATCAGTTATATAAAATCTCACAGCCTCCCACTAAGagtaggaggcagtggtactcaaACCAGTActgatgtggagcagcaaagaaagagggagttaTGTGTGGGAGTGGGAGCTTATTGTATCTAActtttctgattggttgaattttttcTGTATTAATGTGctactgtggagttctagtaaagagagacttaagcaaatatgaagcttcCTGTCAAGTTATAAAATTTGCAGTTAGCGGGACATTCCATACTAGATTGTGATTCTTATATAGTTTACTGATCCACACAGGAGATATGCCGCCAAAGTTATTGTTCCAACAGCAGCCCATCAGTGGGAAAAGGTTCGGTGCAACCACACAAACTATAGAGGATATGAGGGTCCATCACCAACCATATTATAACGAGGATAAACTTTTCAGCAAACCGGATGCTGACCAGACTCCCTTTATTCATTGAGATGGAAAAAGTATtacttaaaggaactctatacaaacatgcattcctgaccctatagtgttaaaccaccatctagcccccttaaaaatagtaaaatcttacttttattccagtctgctggtgctggctctgccactgctctgcctgcttggctgacatcagaagtgttgaATTCAGCCAATCGAAATGATAAAATCAATGCACCtatatgagtaaagttcagtgtatCCATGTAGAGGGAGGAGGCACTGAATGTCAgttacgctgtgcagcactgccccaggaagaacctctagtagccatatgaggagtggccagtgaagttatcactaggctgtaatgtaaacactcttTTCTCTGAGAAGAGTGTTTACTAcataaagcctgaagggaatgattatactcaccaagtAGCACTCCTCCGCACATTTAGTTAGACTAAATCTTTGTGCGCCCCATCAATAATAAAGTACTAGGGGATGCCAATAACCTGGTCTTATATTCCACCTATACTTTTAAGCAGACTCGTGGttgggcaacctttggcactccagatgtgaactacatctcccctgatgctttatcAGCATTATGGCAGaggtagtccacaatatctgaagtgccaaaggttgcctcaCCTGGAGTAGAGTGAAGGTCCCCAATACCCCAGCCATGTGCattgttttaataataattacatcTACATTGTTTAAGAGTTGAACTCCATGAAGTGcctacaatgtaattattgcagagtTAACGAGACATtgaaggcaccaagaccacttcagctcattgaatgtGTTTGGGTGCTATGTCCCttatgcacttagtgctgcaatgttaaacattgcagttccagggaaacattgtgtttacattgcagcacaaagTCTGCCCCCAGcgcctgtctaccagacagccactagagggcttcctgactTGTAACGGACCTCAACATTCGCCAGTGGCAAGCCTGGATCCCAACAGTCTGGTCATGGTTCCAGATACATTTCAAAGTACACACATCTTTAATTGCTTCATAcaagatatttttattattgtactgCCAGTCCATGAACCCTTATTTAGGGGAATATTGTCCGTCAATCCGTGAACCCTTATTTAGGCGGATATTGTCTGTCCATTCAGAAGAGAATCAGAATTTACACAaatggagttattcactaaagtgaaaagtcacagtgaatttcaaatttcaagcAAAAATAGACATGTGGAAAAATTATAGATCTATGTCTAGATCAGTCGTTTCAttccagctactctggccttaattttgaaattcactattatttctcaatttagtaaatatccctgtatttaagcACAATTTTTTCTTCATAATTTTGATTTCCTCCACACAGTTTGATTGTCCTGGATGACATTTAAATGTATAAGAATGCTCAACGTGGGTTAGCAAGCAATACAATGAAGTGACGGAATGTGGCATCTACCACTACGTGGGTGACCAATGAGCCAAAAAGGGACTTCTCCTGTCTTTGCATTGTTAAACCAGAGTGAAGCCAAATGCAGTTCAGGACTGAGCAACATATTGATATTAACCAACACACCTGCCTTAACGGATTTATTCACAAACTTTCTTGCAAATTCACTAAACTAATTTTTAGGATGCACCATCTAGAATTGACTTGCTCAAGGAGCCAATATCTAAGGCAGATAGATTACCTGCAGCAACATTGTCATTGAAAGCTACTGTACATTGGGTTTACCTAGATTTGAGAACACTGGACAAGGCAGGTGGTTTATGATGCTGAATGTACCTGAAATATATCAAAAGGATTACGGGAGAGAGTGAATAGACTTAGCTGGGAATCGCAACAAATATTGATTAAACATAGGGATGCAAAGCAAACAGATGGAATAACAGCCATTTCTCTCAGTACTGAAATATGCATATGGATTTTAGACCATAGATTAAcacttttgaatatttttttccccaaagaaATTCAATCAGCGCAACAGCAGGTTTTCTTAAGGTACAGTAGTTGAATTTAGGAGAACATGCTACACTTTTATAATGTTACAACAGAAATTAGACGAGGAGCCAATTGGTGAGCAATACGCTTAGTCGTAAATGAAACAAAGCAATGTAAAAAgcatatttatctttattttaattaacataaaacaaaaaaatatcccACTCAGAAAACCTCTAAACAATCAGTCCTCATATCCCCCGCCCCCCACTCATGCATTCACTTGCCCTTCTTAAATTTGCCTTTTGGGGTGCTTGctgttttggcttttttttttgctgatccCTTGAGTtcagtctcttttctttttgaagAGATGGATCCAGTTACCTTAAAGAAGTCATCCAAACGACCCTGTGTGCTGCCATGCCTGTTCTTTGAAAGCTTCTTTGCTCCGTTGCGGATACGATCTTCGTTGAATTGTTTCTCACCACACATGAAGGCCACAAGTCCCTCCTCATCTGGATCTGTCCACTTCAGTTCCAAGCTTTCTGTATCTACTACCTCAGGCTTTAGGAATAACTGTCGAGCTTCCTTGTGCAGCCAGTTTTCAGGTACCGGGTATTTTTTAAGGTCAATGTTATCCATGACCTCTTCAATAGACTTGTGCTGCCTGATCAATTCTATAGCTCTCTTGGGTCCAATACCTCTGATTGTCTCGCAGTAGTCACTGCCCAAGAGAATACAAAGATCCACAAATTGATCATGAGAAATGCCTATATCTTCAAGAGCACGGCTCAGGTGAAATTCTTGGATAGGCAATTTCTTGGCTTCACTAGCTGTGAGGTGTCTTAGAAGTATTGGGGTTCCAAATGTCAATGCATCCATGTCTTCTGTAGCAGCTGCAAAGACTTTGCCTGCTTTCACTAGTTCGGCGCACGTAGCTTCTGCTTCACAGGGAGCATCTACATAAGGAATGCCCATCAGTTTAAGCAACATCTTACACTCTTCATTGTGTTGTTTGGTGACTTTCACAAGCCTCTTGTTGAATTTCTCAATGTTCTCTACTTCTCCGGCCTCCTGGGCAGCCTCCAACAGTTTCTCCGCCTCCGCCCTGCGTTCACTACGCTTGGCCAGCTCACCTGATTTCAGGTGAGGAGGTTTCCCATCAAACACATAGACAGGTTTGATTCCATGTTCGACCATGCGAATTGTGCGGTAAAACATGCCCATTAGATGGCTGGTGGTCTCACCATCCTCGTTCTGAAGCATGTTGCCATCTTGTCGTACCGCTATTAGAAACTGGTAGATACACATAGAGGCATCCACTGCCACCTTACGCCCAAAGTAAGACTTTATGTCATGCTCCTTGATGGCTGAAGGGGCTACATCGGCAATAAGCTTGGCCAAACCGTGTATTCCCATTGTAAGGATGAAAAGTAATACAAAATATTCCAAGCTAGAAATGCTGCAGACACCACCTGTAAGATAAAGAAAAGTGTgtcaaaaacaaacacaatatgAATGGCTCCCATAGGAAGCAAGTCACATGTTCTTTATCAGATTGTAACCAAAAAgccataaatgtaaaataaatggcTCTCACACAGTAACTGATTATTCACCTCAGCATCACACAGGGGGGGTAACTGCGAAATGCTTTATAAcctggacaccccccccccccgggcttcTTCAGAGAGACAAAGGGGGAGACTTTCAGTGTTTGGGCTGTTTATATGGGGGAGGGTGTCCAGGGACAGGGCTGTGAGCAGAGATTTTACAAGACttactacacccccccccccccccgggtcacTACTCGGTGCCGGGCCCGGTCACTACATCCCTCTCCCGGTCACTGCACCCCTCTCCCGGTCACTGCACCCCTCTCCCGGTCACTGCACCCCTCTCCCggtcactgcacccctctcagtGCACCCCCCTCCCGGTCACTGCACCCCTCTCCCGGTCACTGCACCCCTCTCCCGGTCACTGCACCCCTCTCCCGGTCACTGCACCCCTCTCCCGGTCACTACACCCCCCTCCCGGTCACTGCACCCCTCTCCCGGTCACTGCACCCCTCTCCCGGTCACTGCACCCCTCTCCCGGTCACTGCACCCCTCTCCCGGTCACTGCACCCCTCTCCCGGTCACTGCACCCCTCTCCCGGTCACTGCACCCCTCTCCCGGTCAGTACTCGGTGCCAGGCCCGGTCACTACCCTCCTCCCGGTCAGTTACTCACGTTACGCCGTCTCTTGGCGGGTTTTGCTGACGGCTCCTGGTTTCGCGCCTTTCTCTCGCCAACAAATGCTTTCAGAACGCGACGAGAGCTGTGATTGGTTCATCCCAAGACAGATTTTGTGATTGGCCAGTCGTGTAGTCCAGCTCTGTGATTGGTTAGCGGTTGGTAGCGGTGTAAAGCCAGCCGCTCTTTGATTGGCTAGCGGTTGGTGGGTTGGCAGAGGTGTAAAGCCGGCCGCTCTGTGATTGGCTAGTGCTCCATAGACTAATCAGTGATTGGCTGTGAAGGCGGCGCCATGCTGTGGATGGCGATAGCTGCCCGCCAGCCGCTCTGTGATTGGTGGAACATGTCGCTTTACGGCAGATGTGACGTTGGACTCATTAGTTCCCAGAAGTCTCTGCTGCGGAGTGTTTCCGGTCCCGACGTGCTTTGCGTCCCCTCTGACCCCAGTGAGAGAGACGTGGCGGAACCGATAGCGGAGACATGGTGAGACCCGAGCGATGTACTAAGAGAGTGGCCGCACTGCGATACCGGACCCTCGCTGCTATTTATTATCGGCCCCTGGTTCAGCTCAGCCCCCTGTCTATAGGGAATAGAGTGCGGCTCCTTCTCCCCCCAgcgacagaaccccccccccaggcacagaaccccccccaggcacagaaccccccccaggcacagaaccccccccaggcacagaaccccccccaggcacagaaccccccccaggcacagaaccccccccaggcacagaaccccccccaggcacagaaccccccccaggcacagaaccccccccaggcacagaaccccccccaggcacagaacccccccaggcacagaacccccccagacacagaaccccccccagcgACAGGACCCCCCcagacacagaaccccccccagacacagaaccccccccagacacagaaccccccccagacacagaaccccccccagacacagaaccccccccagacacagaaccccccccagacacagaaccccccccagacacagaaccccccccagacacagaaccccccccagacacagaaccccccccaggcACAGGACCCCCCCCAGGCACAGGACCCCCCCGGCACAGAACCCCCCAAACACAGGACCCcccagcagtggtgtatcctggttttgtgctgccctaggcaggacaaagctcaggcgccccccctccccccgcgccacccccacccaacctttccccccgccccgcattctaaatacacacacattcactgacagatacgcatacactagctaacagaaacacacacacactaacagactcactcacactcagtaacagacaaacacactcactaacatacacacacactcacaggcaaacacactcacaggcaaacacacactaacagacacacacacacacactaacagacacacacacactaacagacacacacacactaacagacacacacacactaacagacacacacacactaacagacacacacacactaacagacacacacacactaacagacacacacacactaacagacacacacacacacta contains:
- the FEN1 gene encoding flap endonuclease 1 translates to MGIHGLAKLIADVAPSAIKEHDIKSYFGRKVAVDASMCIYQFLIAVRQDGNMLQNEDGETTSHLMGMFYRTIRMVEHGIKPVYVFDGKPPHLKSGELAKRSERRAEAEKLLEAAQEAGEVENIEKFNKRLVKVTKQHNEECKMLLKLMGIPYVDAPCEAEATCAELVKAGKVFAAATEDMDALTFGTPILLRHLTASEAKKLPIQEFHLSRALEDIGISHDQFVDLCILLGSDYCETIRGIGPKRAIELIRQHKSIEEVMDNIDLKKYPVPENWLHKEARQLFLKPEVVDTESLELKWTDPDEEGLVAFMCGEKQFNEDRIRNGAKKLSKNRHGSTQGRLDDFFKVTGSISSKRKETELKGSAKKKAKTASTPKGKFKKGK